DNA from Daucus carota subsp. sativus chromosome 1, DH1 v3.0, whole genome shotgun sequence:
CTAAGTAAGACCTTCTTAGAGAAGCAATAAACTCTTGTTTAGTAGCATTCTTCATCTCctccatttctttacaataAGTTGCCGCCTACACAATGGAAAAATGATATGGAAATGAGGTTAAATGTAAATTACATGCTGAGCAACTTTTGAATAAGATTGCAGAGAGGACAATGGAAGGGTGTTACAAGAACTAAATAATGTTGTAACTTACAGGAAAGTTGGTGGTAGCAGTAGGACCCCAGTACTTCAAAGCAGCCAAATCATAAGCTCTTGCtgctttatcttccttatcatATCCACCTAAAATCATGTGTTAAACCAAGATTAGATGTGTTCAACAGCAGAGATTATAAAACTAGAAATGCAAGTGAATCTTACTGTCTTACCTAGATACACTGTCGAAgggaaaaatcgagtccatcaAATTTTGCAGGAGTcaagaaaacaatcaaaaattagTTATATACAAAATGATTGGATAGTCAAGGATATGTGAGCAACTGAGGATATATTCCCCAAAATAAAGGCAAGCATAAGCGTGTTAGAGCCAACAAAAAACAATGTTTTATTAATGTATTTCCATAAACAGATCTACCATGCTCTTCAAGTTTTTAGGAGTTCTTCAATGTCATATTATTCAGATGTGATCAGTATCCCATGTTCTGATCTGAATTTTATCAGTTGTCATCAACATAGGTATCAGTTACAATCTCTACTACCAAGTTCACCACTGTCATCCACATTGAAGAATCTACTTTTAAATCATCTAAACCAACACTTAATGTTACATATTTTTGGGCCATGTTTTAAACCTGGCAACTAACAGTTCCAGTCCCTGATTACATACAGTACTCATTATGCTTCTACAAAACAATGTTGCAATCTTCTTTACTATGGAAACAAATTGAGCAACTTTTGTTACCAGGACAAACAAACCCCATATATGTACATTTCACTCCAGTCCTATTTACAATTAACCCAACCAAAAATAGAAGGCCTtcccataaaaaaattaatctggGTGACTTGGTCAAACCTCATGAGAGAGACTAGGCCAAGAAAGCAAAAGTAAAAGTTAAAAGCTACCCCTTATAGTACAGAGTTGCAGAAACACTAGTGTACAGACTAGCTGATGTATGTAcacaatacatacatacaccTGGGGAGAGAGGAGGAGGGTAAGATTGATAGATAAGCTCTGATGTGACAAGAAAACATAAGGGTAGGATAAGAATGACTTGTGGACAAACAAATTAACTTGTGGTAGGAGGAATAGTGATTAGAGTATGAGGTACAAAGAATAACAATATGTATAGATTCAAGAAAGCAAATACCCAAGCCACACAAAATGACGGCCAACCTGATCAAATCAGTGAAAGAAATAAGAATTGAACAGAAAGAACAAGTACATATATACCATCAGTTCCATCAATCATCATGTATTTAATTAAAAGTCATGATTTGAAAGCAAGAAATTTAAAATTGCCCAGATCACAGAATCCCATTCAAATTATTCTCAATCTCAATGCAATGCCAATGCATGTATTACCTCCCCCCTTCTTTTTAGTCAAACTTTTACTtctttatttacaaattaattgtACATTATTTACTGTAATCCACCACATATGCATGTACTATAAACACTTATAATATGTGTTGCAAACTTACAATAGTAATAGAAGTAATATTCTTACTCATAGATAGAGagacaaaaaatatatacctTGACGCCCTTTTCGAGCCTGACCTTCTCTTCTACAGCTGTTATCCCATAGATGCGCTTCGTATCTTCCCGTCCACCTGTGTCTGCATCCATTGAACATAACATTTTAATTCCGTCACGATAACAGTTTTAAAGTGAGAACAGTTTAACATAATTGTTCAGAACTTTTTAATACGGGGAACAATTATTTTCACGTTAAAACTGTTCTCCACTAATCACGAACTTATCGgaaaatataattacataaaaatggaggagagagggagagtGTACCTAGTAACACCTCTGTAAATAGAAGTTCTCTGCCCAAAAGTATCAGCAATCTTCTTACAATTATTTGCATCTCCCACTGCTACGATAGCCTtctcattattttcatttttcttattattattattattattaactcCGAGTGACAACACGCCTCCGGAGTTGTTATACACCACCAACTCGTTGCGTGACTCAGTGGACTGACTCGGCTGGAACTGAGCAGAGGCCGAGTCATCAACTTCAGAGCCCGAGTTCGTCGAAAAAGCCTGGAAGTTCGCAGCAAAGCTCTTGAGATCTGAGTTGTCATAGATGTGAGTCAGCGAGGACGAGTCATCCTGAGTTGCGTCAGTCTGTGACTCGGTGTAGTGGTGGTGAATGTACGAGTCGCCTCCGAGAAAGTCCTCGAGCTTCGGCGGCGGATTCGTCTCGAACGCCGAGAAAATCGACGTCGAATCGCTGTGATCTCGGAGCAATTGAGTCTGTTGTTGATTGAGATGGAGATACTGGTTCGGTGTTTCTGAATACATTACTTCGACTTTGGGATTAGACCAACCTGTAAATCAAGCAAGTAGGTGGTTAGTATTTATAAATACGAGCCTCGGCTCGGGCGAGAACAGTGAGAATAATTGTTCGGTTTCGAGAAAAAAACGTATGATGTTTGATAGTAATCCGAAAATATACTAAATATTATCTGTAAAACAGAAAgaggaaaagaaaaacaaaatgttaAAAATGATGAGGTGTAGTTAAGGTGTGACATGAGATATATGTTTGTGAATGTAACCGATTGTATGTATATACACATGCTTGTGTGTGTGATGATGGAAGCTGAGTGGACTAGTATTTCTCGTCCGTTATTTCCATGACTTGTTTTGTCTCTTTGTAAGGCGATAGAGATTTGTacgagagagatagagagagagagagagagatgtaccGTTTGCGGGGGAATAGAAATGATCGAAGTTGTAGTAGTGGTGAGGCTGAGGAGGAGGAGAGTGGTGGTGTTGAGGGGGTTGAGAAGTTCTGAGCATATCCACAGGAGACAGTGAGAATGAAAGCCAATTACTGTTACTATTGCTGTTGTTATTATTCCCCGGAGCCATTGCTTTGTTTTGTCTTCTTCTTGGTGATTATGTATCCTGGTGAACCACTTAACAAACTGAGCAAAGATTGCTAAGGGAAATGTAAATATGTTGATGCACTACATGGACATTGCAAAAAGAAGTTGAAAGTTGAGAGCAAGATGGATTGGACAAGGAGGTTGATGTAAGAAAAGAGGTGTAaatgtgtaatatataaataatctaGATTAGATTGAATGTAAGCAGAGATGTGGAAGAGTAGTCCATTTTAACAGATCCAAAGTGAAGGTAGTAAAGTAAAAGCAGCAGAGCTCAAAGCTCACAACTAGCTAGCTTCCCgagaaaaagagagagaaatgagtTTGAAAACTTGAAGAAATGAATAGTGTTTACATGGGATAGATATTAGTCTATGGCATGCCGAGATTTTATTAACGTGGATGTGGATGTGTATGTGCGAGTTCACATTAGATAGGATGGGACTGGGAGCAGGTGGTGGAGTATCGCTGGATGATGAGGAAACCGGTATTACCAATTTACCACCAAGGTATAATCCAAGGAggaaatttttttgacaaaattcaaattttggattattagtaaaaaaaatgggagtattaattttaaaaaattgattaattattataaaataattaattgattattttttgataaattaaattttctgacatcaaaatatattatttattcaattagtatataatattgttaatatatgtgttactttaaaaataaataacattccATAGATCTTTTGTTAAGTTAAGCTGAGTCCAGCTGCTCAATCAAAAATATGCAATCTATAAAGCATATGTGGTACTGGTGGACAAAATATAATCATGATTCATGCAAATCTATGTGAGTCTTACATGTATACGATGCACGCGCGTCGAAAATATCCTAGATTTTTGGATCTTATATACTCCTCCACGAGATTTGATCGACTGATTCATGCCAAAAACCGCCATGTACGTTTCTATCCTCAACTTATTGgttctttttttgctaaaatttattcatgaaaaaaatcgctatgttaaaaattaatatgtttgTGTCACTGATTTTTATGTGCGCAACAACAAATcaacataataatattaaaggATGTTTGGATCGTgaacaaaaataaattgaataggAATGAGAGCATTCGAAGAATGTCATAAATGATGTATAGATGGAAGTGAAGTTAGGATTTCTATTTCATTATACAAAATTGTTAATACGAATACTATGTTTCAATTTTCGACTTTCATTAATCGGATTACTAAATATGAACCAAATATCTTCTAAAACAGCAACGGGTatactttatatattataaatataaaaaaaattgcccttcttttatttttctaaagaaGAGAAGAATAGATATATCAAGGAGTATTTGGATATCATGTAATTCGATGTAAATGCgtaacaaataaatttatttttttgataaacatGAGAAATACttggaatttaaaaaaaaattgatgtgaaGCTTGTGTTGGATGAGTATTTAGTGCATGTCATATACTGGACGTGTATAAATCCAGATTCTCTGGCTCTGTCCCAATGAATACTAATTATATAcattgaaattgaaattgaatACGAAGACTGAGGAAAAAAAggataaaaaattagtaaagttagaagaaaagtggataaagtgatgggacctatttatttttaataatagatttgagatagtggagaaaaatagtggatgtaataatatttttattattataaaatgaagatagtgggaGAAAATAGTGAATGtaatagtttttatattatgaaaagttgttattttgaaaatgtataaaaatgatgggatatttcaaaaaaaaactgtataaaaatgagtgggacggaaGGAGAGAATATGTTAATAATTGATCTGATGATCCAAGCTCTCTTTcatctctctttcattttagGTAATGTAAATTTCATTTACAACAAAATATTGGTTTGTAATGAGCACGGTTGAATAGTTCAAGTGGTTAAGaacttatcctctgtcgtctcAGGTTATGACTTCAATCATGACTCAcccgagaatatcttagaacaaATACTTATTTGTACGATTATAAgttatatttgtcaaaaaatattaGTTTGAAATTGTTgcctttcttttatttttatattatatatacttgtagCTTGCTAGGTAATTGTTCAATTGAagataaattgaaaattgaaacgAGTCAATTGATTTATCAATTCGCGATTTATTAACAATTTATAAATCCAAATTTTAAgtaaatcagagtataatcaaaaaatatgtgaaatatttttgaaaactaatcGAAAGCTAATTAGAATTGTCTTAATTGTTTGACCATTTTTACTCAACCTGTGATGATAAAAagaatcataaattatttttactcGAAGTATTGATTAATCGAACGACCCCCATCGAACATTATTTAACAATTTGTTAAAACAACTTAATATACAATATCTCGGAGTAGAACAATTTGGGACAGAAAGTCTATCACCCTAGTTCCTTTTAGTCGagctcataaaataaaatatatagtgtGTGTATAGAGGGGTTAGAAAGAGTGAAACAAGGTGGCGGAAGATCCGGGCTGGCGGACAATCAACCCTAACTCTcgaatttgttttgtttagctCAGCCTCTCAGCTGCAAGGCGTTTTTCTTTGACCATCTCATTCACAATtttatatacttcttcttcttctttttaccCCGTTTCTCTGCTCACCAGCTACACTTGTCCTCCATGCCGGGCTCCTGCTTTTACATTTATGTCTGGACGTCTCTTTCTGCATCAATCATCCTGTACAAGACTTCCATGCAACGTTTCAAACATTATCTCTTCAAGTTACCAAgccttttttttatattttttgtttcgtATAGcacttattatttgttatatCAAGTTGGTCGGGGACTTGGAACCGCTTAAATTTTAATCTTGGTGCAGGTTTGATGAGGAGGAAGCACTACTGGCTACAGTGATTGATAAGCCCTCTAGCGTTGTTTCTGAAAACAATATGGCTGTGAATGGTGATGTGAATGATCAATAAAAAAACAATGTGTGATgtgttgaaaggaaaaaaaataaagggtGTGAAAGGCGGAGAGTCAATACGGTGGTTATCATGCATGTAGTatgcattttattattattaaacttaaatattcaaaatctgtcgataaaattgataaaaaaaattatatatattattttaagattcgaatttaatcaatatattaaataaattattaaattaaacacacacacatatgtataaTCCCATGGTTTAAACTTGGAGCTACTGCCAAAAAACTTATTAATCTTTTCACTGTTTTGCTAATTAAACAACAACGTTTTTTAACCAACAAATTTAACCAACAgtcttttcaaaaaattatgcaCAAAAGCGGTAAAGCGGTTGATGGACTAAACATGGTTAATGATAATGATAGGGCAAACCAAGATAGTCCACGTGGCGCGGAAGATTAATCAGACCAGTATATTATTTAATGATTATCATTAATCAAGCTCCCCGTTAAATTATATTGTTCGTTTGTCTAGAAACTAGAACGACGTTCCGAAATTATTAACgaaatcaaataaattcatgTAACGATTAGCTTCAATATTTCGTGATCCTTGTGAATTTTTGTTTAGTAACGAATTACCGTTGGGATTAAACCTGAAAAAGGTTTACAAAAGTCCCAGTTTTTCATAAATTAATAGTGTactttcttttaaatattttttaaattaaaagattTGTAATGTAGAATAGTTATGCTAAATGGAAGCATGAAGTAAGCGAAGGAAACGATTTGCAAGTGCGGGGTAGGAGGATACGGCGGAAAGCGAGAGTGAGGAGAAACGTTGTCtgctgtttaaaattttaattttaatgttgtgtttggttggggtaaTGTAATGAAATGAGTAATAAAACAAAATGACATAGTCTTGCATGATAGGTTTTGAAAAAGAATGAGTAAGggcaaattttatatatgataagATTTGGGTTGAAAATAGGTATGATAACGAATAGAGCATCCCTTCACAAAATGAAGTTGATGaatttattatacattcaattaaattatagttcagatctcattttattttctCCGTTTTAATTCATCCCAATCAAACATAACATAAAAATTTGGCTAGTGTGTGtccattaaaatatattaagcgTTAAATTTGAGATATTTAACTTATTTTGATTGGTAGAGTTTTTATAAATGCAAGTGGTCCACcgttaaaaaaagttaaaatataaaaaaaattatgcttaATATGTGTCcaagaacaaaataaaaaaaccgAACTTTAAATTGTTTGTTTGTATATTGCGTACGGACTGGTGTATAATAAAACAAACGGGCCCACCATGAGACGTGGCCGCTCGTTCTTCTTTTAGTGACATGAAGAAAAATCTATACGAGCTCgctacaaaatttattattttcttttctgctAATTGCTTCAAAATTTCTCTATTGTAATATGTACGAGGTTTTATTTCTCTAGAAATTAGGTTAGAAATTTAAAAGTGACtaactaataattataataaggaAATGTTTTTTCCCAACCAAAAGCGAAGaatcaattaaaatacaaaaattcaGTCGTACAAATCTCTAAAATGTCAATTACAATTTGATTCCGAAACAAAAAAACGAGCTAAATAAATATTCGTTTCGTTTGTTTTCAGATCAcctaacataaaaaaatttttaattgtttagcCTAAAAAATACTACATCAAATCTCTAGTAATGCAATCTAAATCACATAATAGCATCGCAATTAATCTTTCACATAAAATCATCTATGACCCAATATTCGAACCATCAGTTACATAAAATGATATCGAGCAACAGTTATAGTCCCCGGAGTAGCAACTGTCCTTAAAATATGAACtatcaattttataattatttgactCGACTCGGTTACCGATTTGTTAAATTTGAACTCGATTAATAAgttatatacaatattttaattatttcatatttttaaaataaattggcttgaaacattaataatattttatataccaGAGACATATTACGGGTATACGAGCTTCTCATTaattttgtactccctccgtcccagcaggAAGCTTACGtttactgtttgcacgcattttgaggctcttataaagtatagttcattaacgtttttttaaataattttttttctgaataaaagtttaaacgtcaaactttttttcacgatttttttccagaaaaaacacattatagaactatattttatcggagtctcaaaatgcgtgccgaaaagtaacgtaaagaacctggtgggacggagggagtataaaatattCTATTGAACTTTTGCCAACAGAATATATAAATTCTGGTTCTAATTAATAACAAATGCAAATGATGAACTTGATCAAAATGTGATCATATAGCTATAGGC
Protein-coding regions in this window:
- the LOC108202466 gene encoding AP2-like ethylene-responsive transcription factor AIL6 is translated as MAPGNNNNSNSNSNWLSFSLSPVDMLRTSQPPQHHHSPPPQPHHYYNFDHFYSPANGWSNPKVEVMYSETPNQYLHLNQQQTQLLRDHSDSTSIFSAFETNPPPKLEDFLGGDSYIHHHYTESQTDATQDDSSSLTHIYDNSDLKSFAANFQAFSTNSGSEVDDSASAQFQPSQSTESRNELVVYNNSGGVLSLGVNNNNNNKKNENNEKAIVAVGDANNCKKIADTFGQRTSIYRGVTRHRWTGRYEAHLWDNSCRREGQARKGRQVYLGGYDKEDKAARAYDLAALKYWGPTATTNFPAATYCKEMEEMKNATKQEFIASLRRKSSGFSRGASIYRGVTRHHQQGRWQARIGRVAGNKDLYLGTFATEEEAAEAYDIAAIKFRGVNAVTNFEMNRYDVEAISKSSLPVGGTSKRLKLSLDAEQKSSFSSSQQQQSSSNSENSISFAAIQPASAIPYGLSFDSATPMYHQNLFHHLYSGASTSETPGSLSSIATPTSVPLLSSQEFYLWPHQTY